From a single Nostoc edaphicum CCNP1411 genomic region:
- a CDS encoding MFS transporter, with translation MTNSQVPLWKPLTVRNFLLLYIGETVSLLGDQFYIVALPWLTIQLTNSGITLGTVLMSAAIPRAVLMLFGGVVSDRFSPRLVMLVSNVLRGLLVVLFATIVALKMTQLWHIYFFAAGFGIFDGFFIPASKSIIPSLVSKEQLIASNTLSQGTSQLILLIGPALGGLLIATAGIGVAFVIDGITFAITTITLLLMKGTTAKATALNGELNQNSASTKKAMNLIAGMREGFYYAWHNQPLRIFLLVMVILNFLFIGPLQVGMTSLAHSRFPGGAVALGILQSAWGGGGLIGTLTPQFVKKLPNIGVLLLTIAGVQGFGLFLLGFIGNIGLASITIAVLGFCSCIFTVVGITWIQKQTQPEMLGRVMSLGMFSAFGIAPVSFALAGFLVNLNLTIMFTVAGSIMLITSLCLAANPSVRKIS, from the coding sequence ATGACCAATTCTCAAGTTCCACTTTGGAAACCGCTAACTGTACGCAACTTCTTACTTCTGTACATTGGTGAGACTGTTTCGCTTCTAGGCGATCAATTTTATATCGTTGCATTGCCTTGGTTAACAATACAGTTAACTAACTCTGGGATCACGTTAGGTACTGTGTTAATGAGTGCAGCGATTCCCCGTGCCGTTTTGATGCTATTTGGTGGTGTGGTGAGCGATCGCTTTTCACCACGATTAGTGATGTTGGTTTCCAATGTTTTACGTGGGTTACTAGTCGTTTTATTTGCAACCATCGTTGCGTTGAAAATGACTCAACTATGGCATATTTACTTTTTTGCTGCGGGCTTCGGCATATTTGATGGCTTTTTTATACCTGCATCTAAATCAATTATCCCCAGTCTGGTATCAAAAGAACAGTTAATAGCAAGTAATACCTTGAGCCAAGGAACTTCCCAACTGATTTTGCTAATTGGGCCGGCTTTGGGTGGTTTGTTGATTGCAACTGCTGGTATTGGAGTAGCATTTGTCATTGATGGGATAACTTTCGCCATCACAACTATCACGCTTTTGCTGATGAAGGGAACAACAGCAAAAGCAACAGCATTGAATGGGGAATTAAATCAAAATTCTGCTTCAACTAAAAAAGCTATGAATTTGATTGCTGGTATGCGTGAGGGATTTTACTACGCATGGCACAATCAGCCTTTGAGAATCTTTTTGCTGGTAATGGTAATCCTAAATTTTCTATTTATTGGGCCATTACAAGTTGGGATGACTTCACTGGCTCATAGTCGCTTCCCAGGTGGTGCAGTAGCTTTAGGAATATTGCAATCAGCTTGGGGTGGTGGTGGGTTAATTGGGACACTCACACCTCAATTTGTCAAAAAGCTTCCTAACATCGGAGTTTTACTGCTGACTATTGCGGGTGTTCAAGGCTTTGGTTTATTTTTACTTGGCTTTATTGGCAATATAGGACTAGCTAGTATCACAATTGCAGTGCTGGGATTTTGCAGTTGTATTTTTACTGTGGTAGGAATTACTTGGATTCAGAAACAAACTCAACCTGAAATGTTAGGAAGAGTTATGAGTTTGGGAATGTTTTCTGCTTTTGGTATTGCTCCTGTTTCTTTTGCTTTAGCTGGTTTCTTAGTTAATTTAAATCTGACAATTATGTTTACTGTTGCGGGTAGCATCATGCTAATTACAAGTCTTTGTTTGGCGGCGAATCCATCAGTACGTAAGATTAGTTAA
- the scoE gene encoding TauD/TfdA dioxygenase family protein codes for MKVQYQDNQRMGVVVYDFNYKTASDGDIEDLKQLIYEYKIVVIKEQDLSPDEYCDFGYRLGEVEKYYQPMYHHPEREEIFVSSNVSENGQQVGVPKTGKFWHADYAFMPRPFAFSMVYPQILPSKERGTYFINMSKVYQSLPDDLKAIANQSSCYHSVRRFFKIRPGDVYRPISEILDEIERVTPPAKHPTAFIHPVTGETILYITEGFTYRIDDLEGKPQDINVLQRFLTHSGQLDKSFKYPLIEHHEFELGDVRIWDNRSLVHCAHYAANSEPAITFRLTLHDSYPFYQL; via the coding sequence ATGAAAGTTCAATATCAAGACAATCAGCGAATGGGAGTCGTCGTTTATGACTTTAATTACAAAACTGCTTCAGATGGAGATATTGAGGATCTTAAGCAACTGATATATGAATACAAAATTGTTGTAATCAAGGAGCAAGATTTATCACCTGATGAGTATTGCGATTTTGGGTATCGTCTTGGGGAGGTAGAAAAATACTATCAGCCAATGTATCACCATCCAGAAAGGGAAGAGATTTTTGTTTCCTCCAATGTTTCTGAGAATGGTCAGCAAGTGGGAGTTCCGAAGACTGGTAAATTTTGGCACGCTGATTATGCGTTTATGCCGAGGCCATTTGCATTTTCAATGGTATATCCTCAAATCCTTCCTAGTAAGGAGCGTGGGACTTACTTTATTAATATGTCCAAAGTATATCAAAGTTTACCAGATGATCTAAAAGCGATCGCCAATCAGTCGAGTTGTTATCACAGTGTCAGACGTTTTTTTAAAATTCGTCCTGGAGATGTTTATCGTCCGATTTCGGAAATATTGGACGAGATTGAACGAGTCACACCTCCCGCAAAGCATCCAACGGCCTTTATTCATCCCGTTACAGGAGAAACCATCCTCTACATTACTGAGGGGTTTACTTATCGCATAGATGATTTAGAGGGAAAACCGCAAGATATAAATGTTCTCCAAAGGTTTTTGACTCATTCCGGTCAGTTAGACAAAAGTTTTAAATATCCATTAATCGAACACCATGAATTTGAATTAGGGGATGTGCGGATTTGGGATAATCGCTCTCTAGTACATTGCGCTCACTATGCTGCAAATTCGGAGCCAGCGATTACATTTCGATTGACCTTGCATGATAGCTATCCTTTTTATCAGTTATAG
- a CDS encoding FcoT family thioesterase, which produces MLKFQNSSQQSIHFNNDDILLTQVLKPYKAHCQYLKSAEITKEGDPQHGGRVIGRCEFSILESCYIDDTGHFNSVEFNICYNQMMYYVIAKSVKERLMASFQSWTMADYWNKQLPDVYIVNFESSFRRAMQSSKFWGEIEFTNIRIKSGMMYIVTKCRYWDDKDGNCSGNVKLVIVNSPQ; this is translated from the coding sequence ATGTTAAAATTTCAAAACTCAAGTCAACAAAGCATCCACTTCAATAATGATGACATCTTACTAACACAAGTCCTCAAACCTTATAAAGCTCATTGTCAGTATCTTAAATCTGCTGAAATAACAAAAGAGGGCGATCCTCAGCATGGAGGACGTGTAATTGGACGATGTGAATTCTCGATTTTAGAATCATGTTATATCGATGACACTGGTCATTTTAATTCAGTAGAGTTCAATATTTGCTACAACCAAATGATGTATTATGTCATAGCTAAATCTGTAAAAGAAAGACTGATGGCATCATTTCAGTCGTGGACTATGGCAGATTATTGGAATAAACAGCTACCGGATGTCTATATTGTGAATTTTGAAAGTTCCTTTCGACGTGCTATGCAGTCTTCTAAATTTTGGGGTGAGATTGAGTTTACTAATATTCGGATTAAATCTGGGATGATGTATATAGTTACTAAATGTCGTTATTGGGATGATAAGGATGGTAATTGCAGTGGTAATGTGAAATTAGTTATTGTAAATTCTCCGCAATAG
- a CDS encoding acyl carrier protein encodes MSKIAFFTTYIQDEISKVIGIDTSELDVEMSLNYLGLDSLIAVKLRNKFRKDLEIDIPAVKFMEDTNVASLANLVYELSQNAESKIENDDEWLEGEL; translated from the coding sequence ATGTCTAAAATCGCATTTTTTACAACTTATATTCAAGACGAAATATCTAAAGTAATTGGGATAGACACATCTGAATTGGATGTGGAAATGTCTTTAAATTATTTGGGGCTTGATTCATTAATTGCCGTCAAACTTAGAAATAAGTTTAGAAAAGACTTGGAAATAGATATTCCAGCAGTAAAATTTATGGAAGATACTAATGTTGCAAGTTTAGCAAACTTAGTCTATGAATTGAGCCAAAATGCTGAATCAAAAATAGAAAATGATGATGAGTGGTTGGAAGGAGAATTATGA